The Helicobacter ibis DNA segment TATTAATTTCTTAACATCATTTACATATGAAGCATGAATAACATTATTTTGGATACTAAGATTCTCATATATAAAATCTGCCCTTTGTGCCACATTAGAAGCTCCACATGGAAGGACTGCAACTAGAAACACAACATCAGGTTTTTCTTTTTTAAAAAATTCAAAAACATCTTGTTGATTTACCAAATCTAGCTCACTTCTAGTTCTTAAAACCAAATTAGAATACCCATTATTTTGTAATTCACTAACTATGGAACTACCAGCACAACCTCTGTGTCCAGCGACAAAAATCTTAGAATCTTTTTTCATTATCTACCCTTTGCTTCAATATCTCTATCTGACAATATTGGATCTATATCTCCCCATTTTATATTGAATCTCTTATCATTCCATGGATATGTAAATTGCCTATCAAAATCAGTATATTCTCCGTTATATGCAAGCTTATAGTAATACACAGCTTCTTTGCTTCTTACATAATGCGCATTACCAAAATTTGGTGGGATAAGAATCATTTTTTGGTTTTTTGTATTTATAATAAATCCCTCGTATTTACCAAAATTTGGACTATCCTCCCTACAATCTACAACAACTTGCATAACTTCACCATAAACACATGTCACAAACTTCCATGTATTGCTATCACCATGAATCCCCCTTAAAACATTAAAATGGGAATTAATAAATTTATCATGGCAAAATCTAGTGCCTTTAACTAAACTTTTTAAAGATTCTTCCATAAAGGCACTCCAAATATCACCCCGTAAATCACTAAATTTATTTGGCTCAATTATATATACTTCAGGTAAAATTAACGATTGCCTAATTTTAAAGTCTATTGCCATATATAGCTCCCTTTAATTCTTGTATCTCTTTATAAATAGTATCTAATGCAAAGTTGGTAAATGTATTTTCTTTTCTAGTTGTGTTGTAGAAATTTAACAAAGCAGATTGTGAGATACTTCTTGCAATTAGCTCCTTTTCACTAACGCTCTCTAATGGTAAATACAAATGAGCTGGTATAAACTCACTCTGAAAAGCAGACCACAAATCCCAATGAACATATTTTAGATCTCTCATAACTCTATCTATTCTTACAAAATCTGGAGCAAAATTTGCCTCTAAATAAATTATAGGTCTATTTTTAGCTATCAAATCGCCCCCCCCCCGACTACTTCTGCTTCCATACCTTCAACATCAATCTTAATTGCAGATATCTTTTCTTTTATATTAAAGCTATCTAATGTTTTGCATTGTATAGATTCTCTACCTTCTTTTTCGCCCATGCTTAATGACATAGCACCCATATTTTCCACATACTCTACATCAAAATAAGCCTTATGTTCCTTATTTGAAATTCCACAATTATGTATCTTAACTCTTTTTTCAAATTTATTTAGCTTAACACTCTCTTGTGCTATACAAAATAGTTTCTTATTTGCTTCAAATCCTATTACATTTATGCCATGTGCGGCTAGATACATCGCATGATTCCCTATATTTAAACCCACATCAAGCACATACGAATCCTTATCTAACCTACTTACCATATCCTCTAATAATACATGCTCAAAAGGTCTATTTTCTGCATAAAGTATCTTTTGGATTGCATCTACCTCTTTGTTTGGTAAATACATCTTATAACTCACACTACCAACTTTTATGGTTAAAATATCATTCTTATTCATAATATCTCCTCACTTTAAAAATTCTTCACTTTTATACTTTGAAACATACATTGCAATACTCTTTTCTTCTATTGCTTTTTTATAGAAGTTTTCATGCATATACAAAAATTGACCTTCCCCTCTTCTATACGCATCTTTTGGATCTTGGTCTAGTATTTTAAAGATAAAATCATAGATTCTATTATTATAATATTCATAAGATTCTACTTCTAAAAATATAGGTTCATTTATCATTTCTTTAAATAATTTATCATCACTATCAATCCTCTTTATATCTTCGACCATATCTTTTAGAGTTGGATAATTTAAAGCATTTATAAAAGCTTTTGGATTAATCACAAAATCACTCTTCCTATCATCGCCAAACCCACTAATAACAGGATCTCCCCAATAAATAGGTATGCACCCAGCAATAAATGCATCAAAAATACGCTCGGTAGTATATCCAGCATAGCTAGAATTCTCAAAACACAAATTAAATTTATAATCTTTTAGCCAATTAATCTTAGAAGTAAATACATCATCTCCCCATCTATTACCAACTGCACCACCAATATTATTTCTCCAATTCCCACCAGAATCTACTTGTTTATACTTACTAATCTCATCAAATGCCTTATCTCTCTCTAATCCTACAATGCCCCAGCCACTATTTGTAGCCATGAATCCACAAAACTTAGTCTTTTTGTAATTTCTCTTTAGCTTTGGATTTAAGACAATCCTTTGTTCCTCTCCTAAAGCACCTATATAACATATTCTCTCATGTCTATCGCCAAAGCTCATATAATCAAAATCGATACCATAATCAGCTATATTCCAATTTGTCCGAACATTCTCATAAGTTACAAAAATTCTAGGACAAGAGAAGTTGATATGTCTATATCCATATGGACCATATATTAAAAAATCAGGTTCATTTGAGTACTCCACTTCAAACTTTTCATTAATTTTCTTTATAATTCCATCTTTCCAAAAATTCTCTTCAGTCTCTACATTCCACCAATCAACAATTCTCAATTTTATTTTTTTCTTACTTATCTGTTGTGTTTTTTTAGTTTTTGCCATTATCTACCACCATTATCATTAATCAAAATACAATTAGAAAAATTATCAAATATTTCTTTATTATAATCCCTAAAAATAGCATATTGACACTTATTAGATAGAATCCTTGCTAATGCACCAAGTGGAGTAGTTGAGATTATTCCGCCAGTATGCATTGAAAAATACAATGCCTCTTCTAATGAAGTTACAAAAAACTCAGATATGAATGGTAATTTTTCTAAAAAAGGCACAATATATTGAGAAAAATATCCATAATCATGAACTAAAAAATGAAATTTTATATTACTGCTTAGCGAGTTCATAACATACATTGACTTAGCTATAAAATCAGTAGATAACTTTCTACCATAACTCCCATGATACAAGTTTAAAGTATCATCTATATAAAACGCACAAGAATTAGAATCTAAAGATATAGACTGCATTAATGATTCATTGTTAGCTTTAAAGTTAGCAATCAAAAAGTCTCTATATATCAAAATTAAAGGCATCATATCACCATATCCAACAATATATAGAGGTGCTTTTAGTGTATATATAGATTCCTTTGTGATTAGTTCTATTTTATATTGCTGAAACTCATTTATCTCTTCTTTTGTTGCATAGTTAAAAACTAAGTTTGGAAAAATAAATCTCAACAATGAATCATAGCAATAAGTAGCTTCATTATTTACTTTTCTAAACGAATTTGTAACTGTATCAAATTTAACATCATATCCTTTATCTGTTAGATATTTATATAATGCAACAAAACCTATCTGCGATACTACAGATCCCTCAAGTCTAATGATTATTGTGTTTTTCATAGAATTCCTAAAAACAGAGAAAGTGGTACGCCCGGAGGAATTCGAATCCCCGACCTACAGGACCGCAACCTGTTGCTCTATCCAGCTGAGCTACGGACGCATATGGTGGAGTGTAGGGGGATCGAACCCCTGACCTCAACGCTGCCAGCGTTGCGCTCTCCCAGCTGAGCTAACACCCCTCTTAAAAAGTATAAGCGTTTATTATATGGAAATCTCTATTAAAATTCTATAAAGCTAATTTATAGTTTTTATATATTTTTCTACTTCACTTTGTAATTCTTCTAATGTGCCATTATTGTAAATTACATAACTAGCAAGGTTTTTTTTATCATCTAATGACATTTGAGATTCTATCTTCTTTAATGCCATAGAATCATTTATATTATCTCTAAGCATAATCCTATTTAAGCGAACATCTAAACTAGCATACACAAGCACTACATTAGAAATATCGTAATTTCTTGTCTCATAAAATAGCGGTATATCTATAAAATAAGGGAATTTCTTCTCTTCTAAGCTAGAAGCTAGAATCTCTATTTTATTTTTTATTAGCGGGTGAAGTATGGATTCTAGCTCTTTTTTTACATCTTTATTAGAAAAGACAATCTCACCAAGCTTTCTTCTATCTACCTTGCCATAACTTAGAATCTCACTGCCAAACCTCTCAACAACCAACCAAGAATTATCCTCCAAAACCTCATGCGAGATTCTATCAGCACAAATGACACTATATCCATATAGCTTAAGTAGCGATGAAGTCGTGCTTTTACCGCTACCAATTCCACCAGTTAGCGCTATTGCATATTTGAATTTCAATTTTTTACAATACCATAGAGCTTATTTTTGATTGATTTTGGAATTACAAAAGAGCTAAGATGCAAGTTTGCACAATAATATTCCAAATCATCTAACATATCTGCCCTTTGTAGCATAATATCAGCAGTTGGGTGATACTTCTTTGAGGCAAACATGTAGCAATCTTTCAAACTCAAAGACAAAGGAGCGATAAAAGGCATAAGAATCCTAAAATCACCAAAACCTCTCAAAAACTCTTCAGCCTTATCAAACTCAAGCATTAAATGTGGCATATGCGAAATTAAGATTCCATCATCACTCAATACTTCCTTATATGAGGCTACATCGGAGTTTAGCGAAATAACAATATCATACAAGCTAGAATCTTCAACACTCTTTTTTATAAACATTTCTTTATCTTGAGATATGTGGGAGAACCTATTATTCTTAAAAATACTCTGATAATGCGGAAAAAAGCTAATTAAAGTCTCTAGCACATCTAAATCTTGTTGCAAGAAATCAACACTAAGCCCTTCATGCTTTGTTAGCTCATGTGCTATTTCAATGTTGAATCCACCGACAATCAAAGCTCTTTTTGGATTCTTATGAGAACAAGCCGCAATATGTGCTAAAAGCTCACTTTGAATGCTAAGTGTGCTTTGTAGCATCACATAACCATCTATAAAAGCTATATTCCCAAAAAACTCCGAATCAAAAAGCTCTAAAGTATGCTTCTCTCCAGTTACTTCTGTTATTTTGTTTTTAATTTTATATTCTTGCTGAATCTTCTCTTCATAGGACTTAGTTAGCCACATGCTAGCCTCCTATTTTATCTCTAAATACAATTTTTCATTTTTAAATGAAATACCGCCGTCATTTAGCTTCTCTATAACGCTAGTATTGTTTGTTAAATTACCCACTATTTCATTTTCTATTTGAACTAACTTTTCCTCACACATCATTCTAGTCATTCCTGCATGAGATACTTCAAATTTATTACCTTCTATTTTATATTCTGCAAAAAAATGATTACATCCTGCCTTGCCAACAACTTTTCCTTCTTTAAAAGACAAATAAAAATCTTCACTATTTTTATAATTTAAAAATGTAGTCTTATCACCAACTTTATAAGTATCTATTTTCCATTTTTCCTTTTGTTTTAAGATTTCATCAAAATTATATTGCCCTACATTATTCACAGACGCCTCATCTTGTTTTAAATCACTTTTTAACGAACAACCACTAAACATAACCGCACCTACAACTGCCAAACTTACAACTATATTTTTCATTTTTTTCCTTTATTTTAATCTTACAATATCTACTTTTGCATTTGAACGCAATTTTTCAAAATACTCATATATTAAATAATCTTCCTTGCTAACTAGCATTTTTTGCCTAACTACCTCTTTTACATTTTCAAATGGTAGTAAAGTTGGATTATTTTTAGCCTTTATTAAAAATGTAACATACTCATCTCCAATAGGGAAAATAGGGGTAAAAGCACCAATTTTTGTCTGTGTGAATGCAGAGACAATTTGAGGATTTAAAGCCATTGTTTGCAAGATTTCATTTTCTCTTTTTACATTTTTAGGTATATTCTTACCATTGCTAATTAGAATTTGTTCTAATGCAACATTATCATAGCTATAAAACTTCACAACATCAATGCTTTGCGGTATGGAGAATTCATTTTTATTTTCTTCATAATAATTTCTCAAATCCTGATCGCTTACCATCTTTAGGCTCTCGCTTGAAATTGCCTGATATAGCTTTCTTTCCTCTATTGATGATTTTATTTCATTTTTGTAGCTTTCCCAATTTATACCTTTACCTTCTATGAAGCTTTTAATCTTATCTGGCGTGATATTATTTTTCTTGGCTAATAATTTTATTTCATCTTCTATATCTAGCTCTGTTACTACTATCTTTCTTTTTTCCATTTCTTCTTTATGTAGTCTTTGATTTATAAGTCTATCTACTGCTATATCTTGCGATACCTTATCTCTTTGTTGCACTCTAAGTAGTTCTAAAATAGTCACTGGAGAACCATTTACATAGAATGCAATACCATTTACAAGTGCAGGCTCACTCAACAAAAATCCGCTAAAAACTAAAGCTAATAAACTTTTTTTCATACTTCCACCATTTCCTATAAAAGTCTTAATTTACATAATTCTATCAAATTGTTTTTAAAATATCACACAAAACAGCCCAAAATTTCCTAAAACTCTCTATATCCATTTTTTCTCCAAGAGAATGCGGATGAAATATACTAGGACCTATTGATAAAAAGCTAATATTAGGATATTTCTCTTTTAAGATTCCACATTCTAGCCCTGCATGAATACTTTTTATCTTAACTTTGTTGTTATGGATTTTAAATACCCTATATACATGGTTTAAAAACTCACTATCTTCCCTCTCCCATGGATTATATAAATCAACTACATTACTAGCAAAACCAAAACTACCTAGAATCTCTTGTGTGTTTTGTATATTTTCTTTCATGCTATTTTCTTTATTGCCACGACCCATAATATAAACATAAACCTCATCATCAATTTGCCTTAAGATTCCTACATTGCTTGATAGAATAACCCCACTATCATCACTATCTATAACGCCATTTTTCACACTTAATAGACCATTTATTAAATTATTTGCAACAAATGCCATATTGTTAAACTCCACATTCTTAACCTCAAAAAGTGAAGTATCAATATCCAAGATATAATCATTCCTTAATGCAATCTCTAAAGTAGCATTAGTCGGTATTGAATTTCGCTTCTCTCCACCACTAAGTCCAACTAATATCCCACCATCATCAATTAACTTTTGTGCAACATAGCATATGGATAAGATTGCATTTTGTATATCTTTATGTATCTCAATCCCACTATGTCCTCCTATAAATCTATCTTTATTGGTTGATATTTCAACTATCTTATAATCACTTGGAATCTCTATTTGCTCTAACTTTATTTTACACTCTAAATCATATCCACCAGCACAACTACAAACAATCTCATCAATATCTTCGCTATCACAATTAATCATAACTTTAGATTCTATATCTAGCGTAATGTTTTTTGCCCCTATCATACCTATTTCTTCATCTATGGTAAACAAGCATTCTAAATTATCAAAATCCCTTAAAGCTAATATCATGCAAGCTAGTGCAGCTCCATTATCAGCTCCAAGACTAGAATGCTTAGCCTTTAAAAATCCATCTTTAATATATGGCTCTATGCCAAAAGATTCACTCTCACTTACATAAACCATATCTATATGCCCTTGCAAACACACCTTTGGCTTACCCTTCTTAGCTAACAAATTACCAGCACTATCGATAGTTACACTAGCTCCATATTCTAATGCCTTATTTTTAATCCACTCTCTTAGAGATTCACACTCTCCACTAGCATGAGGAATATTACATATCTCTAAAAATACCTTTAATGGCTCAAAAGAATCTATTTCTATTTTTGACATAAAACCTCCTTATGATCTTTACAATAATCAACAATCTTTCCGTGGAATCTAGCATATAGCTCATTTAATCCTATCTCTTTATTATACAACTTACATACAGATTCATAGTTTTCTAACAATCCACTAACTAGCCACTCTTTTATATCCTCATAATTATCTAGCTCATAGCCATAGAATCTTAAAAGCTTGTATGTATAGTTATCTGCCACCATTTCATCTCTTAAAGCACCATAACAAAGGATAGAATCAGCACTCTCACAACCAATGCCCTTTTGTGCTAAAAGCCACTCTCTGCTAACATTCACACAAAAACAATCAAAATCACCAAAAGTTTCCAAAATATTTTGACAAATAGCAATTATTCTTGTTGATTTTCGCTTATAAAATCCTACATTATTTATGTAAGTTTGTAATTCTATTTCTTTCATATTTGCTATTTTTTCTAATGATAAAAGCTTATTATTTCTTAGCTTATCAATAGCGATAAATGCTTGTTCCCAGCGAGTATTTTGAACCAAAATTGCACCAAGTATTACTTCAAACTCTCCAGTATTAGGCCACCATAATTTATGTGGAGGATTTTTTAAATATCCGCTGTTTTTTAAAAATTCTAAAAGCATAAAACTATTTTCCAAATACACCTCTTTGTTTTTCAAAATTTTAAAATTTTTTTGGATAAAATCAAAGTTTTAATTTGCTAAATGGAGTAATAATGGCACTTGATGAAAACAAGCAAAAAGCAATAGATTTAGCTATAAAACAAATAGATAAAGCTTTTGGTAAGGGCGCATTAATAAGGCTTGGCGATAAACCTGTAGAAAAAATAGATAGCATTAGCACTGGCTCACTAGGGCTTGATATAGCTCTAGGCATAGGAGGAATCCCAAAAGGAAGAATAATAGAAATTTATGGACCTGAAAGCTCTGGTAAGACAACTCTAGCTCTACAAATAGTAGCAGAATGTCAGAAAAATGGTGGTATATGTGCATTTATCGATGCAGAACACGCACTAGATGTAACATATGCTAAAAATCTTGGAGTAGATATAGAAAATCTACTAGTATCTCAACCAGACTTTGGAGAACAAGCATTAGAGATTTTAGAGACGCTTACAAGAAGTGGTGGTATTGATTTAGTTATTATAGATTCAGTTGCGGCTCTAACGCCAAAGAGTGAGATTGAAGGCGATATGGGCGACCAACATGTAGGACTTCAAGCAAGACTTATGAGTCAAGCATTGCGTAAAGTAACAGGTGTCATACATAAAATGAACACAACGGTTATTTTTATAAACCAGATTCGTATGAAAATAGGTGTCATGGGATATGGTAGCCCAGAGACTACCACAGGTGGAAACGCACTTAAATTCTATGCAAGTGTAAGGGTTGATGTAAGAAGAGTAGCCACTCTAAAACAAGGCGACCAAAATATAGGAAACAGAGTAAAAGTAAAAGTAGTCAAAAACAAAGTTGCACCGCCTTTTAGAGGGGCAGAGTTTGATATTATGTTTGGTGAAGGGATAAGCAAGGAAGGTGAGCTAATTGATTATGGTGTAAAGCTTGATATTGTAGATAAAAGTGGTGCATGGCTTAGCTATGGGGATAAAAAGCTAGGACAAGGCAAAGAAAATGCAAAAATATTCCTAAAAGAAAACCCAGAAATAGCACAAGAAATAGAAGAAAAAATAAAAGCATCAATTTCTATTGCAGATGATTTATCAGCTAGTGATGATGTAGAAGAATAGGAGTTAAGTAATGATTTTTATAGACAATATAGAAGCACAAGAAGTGCTAGATAGCAGAGGAAATCCAACAATAAAAGCAAGTGTAACACTCAGTGATGGTAGCATAGGCAGTGCCATAGTACCAAGTGGTGCTAGCACTGGCAAAAGAGAAGCACTAGAGCTAAGAGATAATGATTCTAGATTCTTAGGTAAAGGCGTATTAAAAGCATGTGAAAATATACACACAGAGATTTATGAAACACTAGTTGGTCTAAGCCCATTTGACCAAAACAAAATAGACAGCCTAATGATAGAACTAGATGGAAGTGATAACTTCTCTAGGCTTGGGGCAAATGCAACACTAGGCGTATCGATGGCTACTGCAAGAGCCGCAGCAAATAGCCTAAGAATCCCTCTTTATAGATATTTAGGTGGAGCTAGTGCATTAACCCTTCCAACTCCTATGCTAAATATCATAAATGGTGGTAGCCACGCAGATAACACGGTTGATTTTCAAGAGTATATGATTATGCCTGTTGGATTTGAATGCTTTAGCGAGGCTATGAGAGCTAGCGCAGAAATCTATCAACACTTAAAAAAGATTCTAAAAGATTCTAAACATATAACAAGCATAGGAGATGAAGGTGGGTTTGCACCAAATTTAAAAACAAATGAAGAACCAATCCAAATAATACTAGAAGCAGTCAAAAAAGCAGGATACAAAGAAGGAGAACAAATTGCAATTGCACTAGATGTAGCAAGTAGCGAATTTGTAAATGATAAAGGAATCTATTCACTAAAGGGTGAAGGAAGGGAGCTTAGCTCACAAGAATTAGTAGAATATTATGAAAAACTAATTAACAAATATCCAATAGTATCAATTGAAGATGGTTTAAGCGAAGATGATTGGGAAGGCTGGAAACTCCTTACAGAAAAGCTAGGAGACAAGATTCAGCTTGTAGGGGATGATTTATTTGTTACAAATTCAAAAATATTACAAGAAGGTATAGATAAGAAAATTGCAAATGCAATTTTAATAAAGCCAAACCAAATAGGAACAGTAAGCCAAACAATACAAGCAATACAACTAGCACAAAGAAACAATTATAAGTGTATTATGAGCCATAGAAGTGGTGAGAGCGAGGATAGCTTTATTGCTGATTTTGCAGTTGCACTAAATACCGGAGAGATAAAAACAGGCTCAACAGCAAGAAGTGAGAGAATGGCAAAATATAATAGACTGCTAAGTATTGAAAAAGAACTACATAATCCGATATATCTAGGAAGCAGTTTGTTTAAAAGATGAGTAACAAATATGTAAATGGTGGGTTTTATAAACTCCTGCCATATCTTAGTCTTGCATTAATAATATGTATTATTGGTGTGTATTTTGCAAACTTGATGTTTGGCACAAACTCTTTAAGTATTCTCCTTGAGCTACGCCAAAAGGAACAAAAAATGCAAGAAGAAGTTAGGAGTCTAACAGAACAAAATGCAAATCTACAAAAAGAATTCTTTGAACTAAAGGGGCTAGAACCAAAATGAAAAAAATTGCTTTATTACTAATAACTTCATTTGCATTTGCTAATGAACCGCAAACACTACCACAAATACCAACAATACAAAACAATGACAATAACACAACAATGCAACCTATAAATAATTCTCTAAATAATCCTTTAATCCCTGAAATATCAAAAGAAGCCACGCCAAACACACAAGAAATAACACAAAATGCAAACAAAAGAGACCCATTCCAAAGTCAAATAACACCAAAAGAAAGTGGTCAAATATCAAATGCACCGAATCTAAATTTGTTTAGCAAAGCAGAATTAAATCTGCCATCAACAGCAAGGAAGCTAAAAAAAATCACAATAGAGTACCAAAACCTTAATGGCTCAATTACAAGCATAGAAAAAGAAATAGATGGAGATATAGACTGGCATTTTCCACTTGTGCTAAAACAAGACTTGCAACCAAAAGTTACAGAAAAACCAACAAATAGTAATTTCACTTTAGGAGAGAAATTCAAGTTTAAAATAAATGAACAAACACTAAATCTACAAACTCCATATACTTTGCTAAGGAATTTCACCCTTGCATCTCCTACTAGATTGGTGCTTGATTTTAAAAACCCAACAAAAAAAGAATTTGAAGAAGGAATCTCAACAAATCTACCTGTAATAACAGATGCAACAATCCAAACACATTTAGACTTCTTTAGAATTACATTAAACTTAGATGGTCAATACAATTATAAACTAGACCAAAAAGACAAGGAAATTACTATTGAATTCCAATAATATCGTCCTAATAGGATTCATGGGTAGTGGTAAAAGCACGATTGCTAGGTGCTTATACCAACACACAAAAAAAATGGTCCTAGATAGCGATATTATAATTTCTAACAATGAGAACTTAGATATTAAAGATATATTCTTAAAATATGGAGAAGAGTATTTTAGAAAATTAGAATTAGAATTTTGTAACTTCATAAAAGACAATGTAAAAAATTCAATAATATCCACAGGTGGTGGCATGCCAAGTGTATGTAATGTAAAGGATATTGGCAAGGTATTTTTTTTAGATTTGCCATTTAAGGAGATTGAAAATAGACTTAAAGATTCAAAAAATAGACCTCTCTTTAGCGATACCAAAAAGGCAAAATTACTATATGAACAACGACAAGAAATATATAAATCCTCTTGCCATTTTATAATCAATGCCAATAAAACTCCACGAGAAATAACACAAGAGATATTACAAAAAATATGAAAAATATAATTTTTATAAGATTCAAAAACTCTAAAGTCGGTGGTGCTGAAAATTACTTAAATAAAATATGCACTAAACTAAAAGATTCACAAATACTATCAACAAACACATATAAAGAAAAACAAACAATACAAATCAAAATCACAAAATTTTTACCTTCATTTGTTAGATTTTTAATCTTTTTATACAAATATGAAAATTACAAAAAACAAAACCCAAACAATATATACTTTAGCCTCGAGAGAGTGCTTAATTGCGATATTTATCGTGCTGGTGATGGTGTGCATAAAGAATGGCTAGAGATAAAAAATGACAATTTTATTAAAAAAACAAAAAGCTACTTTAACCCAATGAATCTCATATACACAAACATAGAAAAAAGGCTTTTTAAAAACGCAAAAATAATTATTGCAAACTCAAATATGATAAAAGATTCAATACATAAATACTACAAAATAAACACAGATAAAATAAAAGTAATCCACAATGGCATAAACCTACCACAAAGCATAAATAAACAAGAAGCAAAAGAACAAATCATAAAAATGCTAAATATAAAAAATACAAACATCATACTTTTTGTAGGTAGCGGATATGCTAGAAAAGGACTAAAAGAAGCACTCTTAATGCT contains these protein-coding regions:
- the recA gene encoding recombinase RecA; this encodes MALDENKQKAIDLAIKQIDKAFGKGALIRLGDKPVEKIDSISTGSLGLDIALGIGGIPKGRIIEIYGPESSGKTTLALQIVAECQKNGGICAFIDAEHALDVTYAKNLGVDIENLLVSQPDFGEQALEILETLTRSGGIDLVIIDSVAALTPKSEIEGDMGDQHVGLQARLMSQALRKVTGVIHKMNTTVIFINQIRMKIGVMGYGSPETTTGGNALKFYASVRVDVRRVATLKQGDQNIGNRVKVKVVKNKVAPPFRGAEFDIMFGEGISKEGELIDYGVKLDIVDKSGAWLSYGDKKLGQGKENAKIFLKENPEIAQEIEEKIKASISIADDLSASDDVEE
- the eno gene encoding phosphopyruvate hydratase — protein: MIFIDNIEAQEVLDSRGNPTIKASVTLSDGSIGSAIVPSGASTGKREALELRDNDSRFLGKGVLKACENIHTEIYETLVGLSPFDQNKIDSLMIELDGSDNFSRLGANATLGVSMATARAAANSLRIPLYRYLGGASALTLPTPMLNIINGGSHADNTVDFQEYMIMPVGFECFSEAMRASAEIYQHLKKILKDSKHITSIGDEGGFAPNLKTNEEPIQIILEAVKKAGYKEGEQIAIALDVASSEFVNDKGIYSLKGEGRELSSQELVEYYEKLINKYPIVSIEDGLSEDDWEGWKLLTEKLGDKIQLVGDDLFVTNSKILQEGIDKKIANAILIKPNQIGTVSQTIQAIQLAQRNNYKCIMSHRSGESEDSFIADFAVALNTGEIKTGSTARSERMAKYNRLLSIEKELHNPIYLGSSLFKR
- a CDS encoding AMIN domain-containing protein, translating into MKKIALLLITSFAFANEPQTLPQIPTIQNNDNNTTMQPINNSLNNPLIPEISKEATPNTQEITQNANKRDPFQSQITPKESGQISNAPNLNLFSKAELNLPSTARKLKKITIEYQNLNGSITSIEKEIDGDIDWHFPLVLKQDLQPKVTEKPTNSNFTLGEKFKFKINEQTLNLQTPYTLLRNFTLASPTRLVLDFKNPTKKEFEEGISTNLPVITDATIQTHLDFFRITLNLDGQYNYKLDQKDKEITIEFQ
- a CDS encoding shikimate kinase, with translation MNSNNIVLIGFMGSGKSTIARCLYQHTKKMVLDSDIIISNNENLDIKDIFLKYGEEYFRKLELEFCNFIKDNVKNSIISTGGGMPSVCNVKDIGKVFFLDLPFKEIENRLKDSKNRPLFSDTKKAKLLYEQRQEIYKSSCHFIINANKTPREITQEILQKI
- a CDS encoding glycosyltransferase family 4 protein, with product MKNIIFIRFKNSKVGGAENYLNKICTKLKDSQILSTNTYKEKQTIQIKITKFLPSFVRFLIFLYKYENYKKQNPNNIYFSLERVLNCDIYRAGDGVHKEWLEIKNDNFIKKTKSYFNPMNLIYTNIEKRLFKNAKIIIANSNMIKDSIHKYYKINTDKIKVIHNGINLPQSINKQEAKEQIIKMLNIKNTNIILFVGSGYARKGLKEALLMLDGLKSDYCFIVIGKEKKLQLYKNLAKSLKIDNKVHFLGARDDAYLFYLASDIFLFPTIYEPCSNATLEAASYKNAIITTKTNGAGEIFNKEYILDSYNDIQSGSNMLERLLQDETHLKTIQQSCFNSVQNLDMDTHINKTLEVILKI